A window from Deltaproteobacteria bacterium encodes these proteins:
- the gatB gene encoding Asp-tRNA(Asn)/Glu-tRNA(Gln) amidotransferase subunit GatB, whose product MNYEPVIGLEVHAQLLTKSKLFCSCSTQFGSEPNKNTCPVCLALPGVLPVLNRQAVEFAIRMGLATSCRITGKNVFARKNYFYPDLPKGYQISQYERPICEKGFVDIPLDGERKKIGLTRIHMEEDAGKLLHEHPQTRSKAASWVDLNRAGVPLIEIVSEPDIRSPAEAVAYLKELRRLVMYLEICDGNMEEGSLRCDANISVRPVGEKKFGTKVEIKNMNSFRHIEKALHYEIKRQTEVLAGKRSQDRIIQETRLWDPEKELTQPMRSKEEAHDYRYFPDPDLLPVEVHEAWLSQVRGALPELPEGKRDRFTRQYQLPSSQIDILTDSRRLADFFEACVKVYPQPKPLANWTINELLRMIQGDPDRIQGSRLSPEAIGKTLTLVDQGKISGGMAKTVLQKVFETGEPPESIVQKEGLSQVSDEGSLAAVVDEILNENPKEVDRYRRGEEKLLSFFLGQIMKKTGGRANPPLAKSVFEKKIKS is encoded by the coding sequence ATGAACTACGAACCGGTTATTGGTCTTGAGGTCCATGCCCAGCTCCTGACAAAGAGCAAGCTCTTCTGCTCCTGTTCCACACAATTTGGGAGTGAACCAAATAAAAATACCTGCCCTGTCTGTCTTGCGCTTCCTGGCGTCTTGCCCGTCCTTAACCGACAGGCCGTTGAATTCGCCATCCGAATGGGGCTTGCAACAAGTTGCCGGATCACCGGTAAAAATGTCTTTGCCCGAAAGAACTATTTCTATCCGGACCTTCCCAAGGGATATCAGATCTCCCAGTACGAGCGGCCTATCTGCGAAAAAGGATTTGTCGACATTCCTCTCGATGGGGAGAGAAAAAAGATCGGACTGACTCGTATCCATATGGAGGAAGATGCCGGAAAACTTCTACATGAACATCCCCAAACCCGCTCCAAGGCGGCCTCCTGGGTCGATCTGAACCGGGCCGGTGTTCCATTGATTGAAATTGTTTCGGAACCGGACATCCGCTCACCTGCCGAGGCGGTTGCCTATCTCAAGGAACTCCGACGTCTCGTGATGTATCTCGAAATCTGCGATGGCAATATGGAGGAGGGGTCACTCCGGTGCGACGCCAACATCTCCGTCAGACCGGTTGGCGAAAAGAAGTTCGGGACAAAGGTCGAGATCAAGAACATGAATTCCTTTCGTCATATTGAGAAGGCTCTCCATTATGAGATCAAAAGACAAACAGAGGTCCTTGCAGGAAAACGCTCCCAAGATCGGATCATCCAGGAGACCCGCCTCTGGGACCCCGAAAAAGAGCTGACCCAACCGATGCGTTCAAAGGAAGAGGCCCACGACTACCGATACTTCCCCGACCCGGACCTCCTTCCCGTAGAGGTTCATGAGGCCTGGCTTAGCCAGGTACGAGGGGCGTTGCCGGAGCTTCCGGAAGGGAAGCGAGATCGGTTTACGAGGCAGTACCAACTCCCCTCATCCCAAATTGATATTCTGACGGATTCCCGCCGACTCGCCGACTTTTTTGAGGCGTGCGTCAAGGTCTACCCTCAACCGAAACCGCTCGCGAACTGGACCATCAATGAGCTCTTGAGGATGATTCAGGGAGATCCCGACCGGATCCAAGGTTCCCGATTGAGCCCGGAGGCGATCGGAAAAACACTGACCTTGGTTGACCAAGGTAAAATTTCCGGGGGGATGGCAAAGACTGTTTTACAAAAAGTTTTTGAGACCGGTGAGCCCCCCGAGAGTATTGTTCAGAAGGAGGGATTGTCCCAAGTTTCCGATGAAGGATCTCTGGCAGCCGTTGTTGATGAGATCTTAAACGAGAATCCGAAGGAAGTCGATCGTTACCGCAGGGGTGAGGAGAAGCTTCTCTCCTTCTTCCTGGGGCAGATCATGAAAAAAACGGGAGGACGGGCCAACCCGCCGCTGGCCAAATCGGTCTTTGAAAAGAAGATCAAGTCATGA
- the gatC gene encoding Asp-tRNA(Asn)/Glu-tRNA(Gln) amidotransferase subunit GatC — translation MKISHEEVKKIAHLARLELNEADVERYTNQLSQILTYIEKLNRLDVSNIEPTAHAVAVATPFRSDENRPFQKQEEVLSRAPDREGDFFKVPKVI, via the coding sequence ATGAAAATCTCCCATGAAGAGGTCAAGAAAATCGCCCATCTCGCCCGGTTGGAGTTGAACGAGGCCGATGTTGAGAGATATACTAACCAGCTTTCTCAAATCCTGACTTACATTGAAAAACTGAACAGACTGGATGTCTCAAATATTGAGCCGACGGCCCATGCCGTCGCCGTCGCGACCCCCTTTCGGAGTGATGAAAACAGGCCGTTTCAAAAGCAGGAAGAGGTCTTGAGCAGGGCCCCCGATCGGGAAGGTGATTTTTTCAAGGTGCCAAAGGTGATCTAA
- the gatA gene encoding Asp-tRNA(Asn)/Glu-tRNA(Gln) amidotransferase subunit GatA has translation MELCDATIHELHDQLKKREIRSVDIVDSIFKRIHQIEPRIHAFITLTEERARKEAALADQKIKNETDFHPLLGIPIALKDIFLTEGLRTTCCSKILDNYIPPYTATTAKNLEGCGTVLVGKLNMDEFAMGSSNENSCFGVVRNPWNEDCVPGGSSGGSSAAVAAGQCIAATGTDTGGSIRQPASLCGTVGIKPTYGRVSRYGVIAFASSLDQVGPITKDVTDAAIMMNALAGYDPKDSTSLNAPVPDYTKALLPDIKGWRIAVPKEYFMEGLDPEVEKAVKKSVQTLEGLGAVVGEVSLPHSEYGIPTYYILATAEASSNLARYDGVRYGHRNRDSQELLSMYQKSRTEGFGPEVKRRIMLGTYVLSAGYYDAYYLKAQKVRTLIRRDFEEIFKNYDVIVGPTSPTAAWRFGEKTDDPLKMYLSDIFTVNVNLAGLPGMSLPCGFTNSGLPIGLQVIAPYLQEEKIFRVGYAYEHATEWHRKRPSHLKM, from the coding sequence ATGGAGCTGTGCGACGCAACCATTCATGAACTTCATGACCAGCTGAAAAAGAGAGAGATCCGTTCGGTTGATATCGTTGATTCGATTTTCAAACGGATTCACCAGATCGAACCTCGAATCCATGCCTTCATTACCCTGACCGAGGAACGAGCGCGAAAAGAGGCAGCGCTCGCCGATCAAAAAATAAAAAATGAAACGGATTTTCATCCCCTTTTGGGGATCCCGATTGCGCTCAAAGATATTTTTCTCACCGAGGGACTTCGAACGACCTGCTGTTCCAAAATTCTGGACAACTATATCCCCCCCTACACCGCCACGACCGCAAAAAATTTGGAAGGGTGTGGAACGGTCCTTGTCGGAAAGCTCAATATGGATGAGTTTGCGATGGGCTCTTCCAATGAAAATTCCTGTTTCGGTGTGGTTCGAAATCCCTGGAATGAAGATTGTGTCCCCGGAGGTTCAAGCGGCGGAAGCAGTGCGGCCGTAGCCGCCGGGCAATGTATTGCGGCAACCGGCACCGACACAGGGGGATCAATCCGGCAGCCGGCGAGTCTCTGCGGCACGGTCGGGATCAAACCGACGTACGGTCGTGTCTCCCGCTATGGAGTGATTGCATTTGCCTCATCCCTCGATCAGGTAGGTCCCATCACGAAAGATGTCACCGATGCCGCCATCATGATGAACGCCCTGGCCGGATACGATCCAAAAGACTCAACCTCATTGAACGCACCGGTTCCGGATTACACCAAGGCGCTCCTCCCGGATATCAAGGGATGGCGGATCGCCGTTCCAAAGGAATATTTTATGGAGGGTCTGGATCCGGAGGTAGAGAAGGCGGTTAAAAAATCAGTCCAAACCCTGGAGGGATTGGGGGCTGTTGTGGGAGAGGTCTCACTCCCCCACAGCGAATATGGCATCCCGACTTATTATATCCTGGCGACGGCGGAGGCCTCCTCCAACCTCGCCCGTTACGACGGGGTTCGATACGGCCACCGAAATCGTGACTCTCAAGAGCTGCTTTCGATGTATCAGAAATCCCGAACTGAGGGATTTGGCCCCGAGGTCAAGCGGCGAATCATGCTCGGGACCTATGTCCTCTCCGCCGGCTATTATGATGCCTACTATCTTAAGGCCCAAAAAGTCCGGACACTCATCCGGCGGGACTTTGAGGAGATCTTTAAAAATTATGATGTGATTGTCGGTCCGACCTCTCCCACGGCGGCCTGGAGGTTCGGTGAGAAGACAGATGACCCTTTAAAGATGTATCTCTCAGATATTTTTACAGTGAACGTCAATTTGGCGGGACTTCCGGGAATGAGTTTGCCTTGTGGATTTACAAATTCAGGTTTGCCTATTGGACTGCAGGTGATCGCCCCCTATCTTCAAGAGGAAAAGATTTTTCGTGTCGGTTATGCCTATGAGCATGCGACCGAGTGGCACAGGAAGAGACCGAGTCACCTGAAAATGTAG
- a CDS encoding N-acetylmuramoyl-L-alanine amidase encodes MGDTIIPRKQWGALPPKPAIKEQEYKLPLPEVIDYLVVHKTHLPRSLTPQALQRRAQDGRENKVWDDIPYHYYITWNGKIYEGREMRYVGGHAGKSKEALAGKERKEPDFIKKDPDYGSIGIALAGYFDPDLQKDLASKAQIESLKWLIGYLRARYPRVTLDHVLLHKEIDDKITRTRGYTPAVIAHTDCPGRGVSKQVERLRK; translated from the coding sequence GTGGGAGACACTATTATTCCAAGAAAACAATGGGGAGCCCTTCCCCCCAAACCGGCGATCAAGGAGCAGGAGTACAAGCTCCCGCTGCCGGAGGTAATCGACTATCTGGTTGTTCACAAGACCCATTTACCAAGGAGTCTCACCCCTCAAGCGTTACAGAGGAGGGCACAAGACGGTCGGGAGAATAAGGTCTGGGATGATATCCCCTATCATTACTACATCACCTGGAATGGGAAAATCTATGAAGGGCGTGAAATGCGCTACGTGGGAGGACATGCCGGAAAATCGAAGGAGGCGCTGGCCGGCAAGGAGAGAAAGGAGCCTGACTTTATCAAGAAGGACCCCGACTACGGATCGATTGGAATCGCCCTTGCGGGCTATTTTGACCCTGACCTCCAAAAGGATCTCGCCTCAAAGGCCCAGATCGAAAGTCTGAAGTGGCTCATCGGATATCTCCGTGCACGGTACCCCCGAGTAACCTTAGATCACGTCCTGCTCCACAAAGAGATCGATGATAAAATAACGAGAACACGAGGCTATACCCCTGCGGTCATAGCCCATACCGACTGCCCCGGTCGCGGAGTTTCCAAACAGGTTGAGCGTCTACGAAAATGA
- a CDS encoding LysE family transporter, producing the protein MMLFLKSAALGFLVALPVGPIAVLILQRSLQVNWLAGLSSGIGAASADALLSILASLGLAAVFESLRESHHFIGNAGGIVLILVGIKIFFQRPPALDTEEVLSERYLHHYLWDGASVFLLTLTNPMTLIAFAALFAGSSLIPLDPRKMDYLQISLGVFSGSLIWWLILTSLAQPIRRNLSPLRIHRALEVVGIVLIALGAVSFVTRHWKIG; encoded by the coding sequence ATGATGCTTTTCTTAAAATCGGCGGCTCTCGGATTTTTGGTCGCCCTGCCGGTCGGCCCAATCGCCGTGCTGATCCTTCAGCGAAGCCTTCAAGTCAACTGGCTGGCTGGCCTCTCCAGCGGTATCGGAGCCGCCTCGGCGGATGCCTTGTTGTCGATCCTGGCCAGCCTCGGCCTGGCAGCCGTTTTTGAATCACTCCGTGAAAGCCACCATTTCATCGGCAATGCCGGCGGTATTGTACTCATTCTGGTTGGGATCAAAATCTTTTTTCAGAGACCTCCGGCCCTGGATACCGAAGAGGTCCTCTCTGAACGGTATCTCCACCACTATCTCTGGGACGGCGCCTCGGTCTTTCTCCTCACCCTCACCAACCCGATGACCCTCATCGCCTTTGCCGCCCTCTTTGCCGGCTCAAGCCTCATTCCCCTCGATCCGAGAAAAATGGATTATCTCCAAATCTCGCTTGGCGTCTTTTCGGGAAGTCTCATCTGGTGGCTCATTTTAACCTCCCTCGCCCAACCGATCCGGAGGAATCTCTCACCCCTTCGAATCCACCGCGCATTGGAGGTTGTCGGTATTGTTTTAATCGCCTTGGGTGCCGTCTCGTTCGTCACACGACACTGGAAGATCGGTTGA
- a CDS encoding helix-turn-helix transcriptional regulator, whose translation MNPVVSLRSKVGITQGQLAVQAGTSQPTIAFYESGARSPTWSTLQKLASSQGLEAIVTYLPRLTREDQRSLNYHAAVAQSLRKTSALSIKKAERLLSRMRAQHLEAKELFDRWRQWLRLPTEDLISRMLDLGVLSRDMRQVSPFAGQLRPQDRARILKRFRKEYRS comes from the coding sequence ATGAATCCCGTGGTTTCTCTAAGATCCAAGGTCGGCATCACCCAGGGGCAGTTGGCCGTTCAGGCCGGGACGTCGCAACCGACAATCGCCTTCTACGAATCGGGCGCCAGGTCGCCGACCTGGTCGACACTACAGAAGCTTGCTTCGTCGCAGGGTCTTGAGGCGATCGTTACCTATCTTCCGCGACTGACCCGAGAAGATCAAAGAAGCTTGAACTATCATGCGGCCGTTGCTCAAAGTTTAAGGAAAACTTCGGCTCTATCCATCAAGAAAGCGGAACGGCTTTTGTCACGAATGAGGGCTCAGCATCTCGAAGCGAAAGAGTTGTTTGATCGCTGGCGTCAGTGGCTTCGCCTGCCGACGGAAGATCTTATTTCCCGCATGTTAGATTTAGGGGTCTTGTCTCGCGACATGAGACAGGTTTCCCCTTTTGCCGGTCAGCTAAGGCCTCAAGACCGTGCGCGGATTTTAAAACGATTCAGAAAGGAATATCGCTCATGA